Below is a genomic region from Lampris incognitus isolate fLamInc1 chromosome 2, fLamInc1.hap2, whole genome shotgun sequence.
AAGAAGCTCAGGTTTATTCTTCCTGACTGTTCCTATCATGGTCAGTTTTTTCTTCAGCAGTTCTTGGTCGAGGGCATAAGATGTGAAGAAGTTATCATAGGTGATGTTGTGCCCTCGAAACCCCTGTGTCATGTCCAGCACCACCCGCATGCCTTGATTTTTCTCTGCCATTCCACTTGCAGATTTTCCGGTGTATACTTGCATGTTCCATGCATAGCTGGTCCTGGCATCGCACGCTGCCCAGATTTTAATCCCATATTTCCCAGGTTTGCTTGGGATATACTGCCTGAAGGGACAGCGGCCTCTGAACAGGACTAGTCGCTCATCTACAGTGACCTCTGGCCCTGGATTGTAGACGCATGGCAAGCGTTCCACCCACTTGACCCAAACCTCCCTAATGGGAGCAAGTTTGTCATGAGCACGGCGAGCAACTCTGGTTTCCCGATTGTCAAAGCGAATGACTCTTGACAAGACATGGAAGGTCTGAAGTGACATGGTCGCATGAAAAATACTCCAGCCTGTCTCTGCATCCCATAGACAGGCAGTAGCCTCATTATTGGATCTGTAAGGCAAGGCAATACAAGGCAGGTTTATTTGTATGCCACATTTCAACAACAAGGGCAAAAGAAACACATTATAAAAGGACATTTGAGTTCATAAGAGAATAAAATTACAATGCAGAATACACACCTATACATGCCAGCAAGAAGCAACAGCCCGAAGTAAACATCCAGATAGGTTTTGTCTATTTCCTTCCAACTGTTGCCAAACACTCTTCTCCCTTCCAGGTTCCTCATCTCAATCAAGATAGTCTGGATAGACTGTGGTATGAACAGCCCAAACGCTGTCTTTATATCTTGGACATATGACACTGCAAATCTAGTGGGCCCAGGGGTCATTCTGATGATGTTCTGAGCTTGTGCTCGGCCTTTGGTTTCATAAGGGATCTTGGACCATGCCATCTTGCCATTCCTTGACATGAAGACCTCCTGTTGTTCTCGCTCATCCAAGCCTACTTCCTCATCAGATGTGTCTTCATCATGTTCAGGCACATACTCCACATCATCTTTATCCTCAGACACATCTTCTTCAATTTCAGCCTGATCTCTCTCCCCCAAAGCCTGATCTCCCTCCTCAAAGATGTGATCAAGAGCCTCACGGGCAGTGAAAAATCTTTTGCTCATTGTGAAATTGACAGATACTGCTGAATGAAACTCAAATAAACTTGGCAGAGTTATTTGTAGATGTTTATGCGAGACAATATGTGCAATGTTGTTCATGCCACGCCCCCCACAAGATGATCAAAGCCTACACTgtactgtgagaaaataattgttCCCCTGGAGGAAGGGGTGTGTGTTCCGGTTCAAGTTGAATTTCGGTGTCAGTGTCCATATTCTGTGAGAAAGGTTGAGTTCCTGTGGGGGAGGGGTGCCAAAGGGATTGGGAGTACAAGTGCATATTGCGAGAAAATAATTGTTCCCGTggaggaagggggtgggggtggggtgtctaAAGTCAAAGATTAATCTTAATTGAACCACATTTGACCCAGAGTTACCCACAACATTTCCGTGCACTGCTGGGTCTTCCCAGACCCGACCACCAAATGATACACTTTTTTTTGTAGAGAGACCTTCAGAATTGGCTAAAATGGTCGAAATCAGTTTTGTAGTGTTTATACAGCTTTTGTGGAGGATATCATGATGCCTtgttccaataaaaaaaaaactagacggTAGTTATTATATAATTTAACTTGAAATGGGTCATGGCAGACCCGAACACaacataaaactcataaaaacCTACCTCAGGTCAACCATGTCCCAGGAGAGACATTCTTTCAGGACTGGTTCTTATTTGGATCTGGAAGACATAGTGACAGCCTTTACACTAGCTAAGGCCCGTAAGCAGCATTTTTAGTCTCTTTGCACTCAGCTCCTTAGAGGACAAAAATGTCCCTATGAGGGTTAAAGATGGTTGTtaagctgtatatatatatatatatatatatatatatatatatatatatagtagctcatcatctcatctcatcttcagccgcttttccggagtcgggtcgcggcggcagcaagctaagtagggcactccagacgtccctctccccagcaacgccctccagctcctcctgggggatcccaaggcgctcccaggccagattggacatgtagtctctccagcgagttctgggactaccccggggtctcctcccagttagcgtgcccgtaaacctccaaaggaaggtgcccaggaggcatcctaatcagatgcccgaaccatctcaactggctccttttgatgcgaagcagcggctctactccaagctccccccggatgtccgagctcctcaccctatcgctaaggctgagcccagacaccctacgaggaaattaatttcagcctcttgtatccatgatctcaccctttcggtcactacccaaagctcatgaccataggtgaggattggaacgaagattgactggtaaattgagagctttgccttctttgccacaacggtccggtacaacgtccacattactactgatgctgcaccaatccgtctgtcaatctcccgctccatcctaccctcactcgtgaacaagaccccgacatacttgaactccttgacttggggcagcaactcatccccaacacagagggagcaatccaccattttccggtagagaaccatggactcagacttggaggtgctgactctcatcccaaccatttcacactcagctgcaaaacgccccagtgcgcgccggaggtcgcgttctgatgaagccaacaaaaccacatcatctgcgaagagcagagatgcaattttgaggttcccaaaacggacacactcctcaccttggctgcgccttgagatcctgtccatgaatatcacaaacagaatcggagacaagggacaaccttggtggagtccgacacccaccgaaaacgtgtttgactttgtgccaagaatgcgaacacagctggcttgtagcaactgccctggtaccccatactcccgcagtaacccccacagagtgccccgcggtacacggtcgtaagccttctccaagtccacaaaacacatatagactggctggtcaaactcccatgcccccctcagcacttccgcaagggaaaatagttggtccgttgttccacggccaggacggaatcgcATAATGATTATCTAACCTGCACGTAGGTCACTACAACGTAGCTTAATCAATGCCCGATGCGGGATTTGATCCCAGGTGcgctgcaccgcaaggcgacatcgctgaccgctcagctaaaggggcAACACCCAGTGAGTTTTTTATAGTTGACAGTAGCCACTTCCTCCTGGAGGCGCGCCCTCGCACTGTCATtctgcgctccgaagagacttcttgAGGATCTGCACGTTTCCGGACACttctggatcccaccgctgccaccaatgtagcgaattcagggggcaatccaggaaccgccgcagccgggacgcgaacccataactcccgcaccacgggcgactacgttaaccagtcgactaaagtgtccgacctgttagccaagggctagcgagtctatttatccgtgcacgttacactacccccccccctccttcgggacatCGCTGATCCGATGCTgatccaggttcgcgtcccggttgcggcggttcccggactgcccccccccccgaattcgctacattggtgtcagaagtgggatggtgagaccgtgaggccatcggaagcgcgtgtgcccagaggcgcgtgggagctggtatgctgaaacacggggacgcgcttcccgaaggggggggtagtgtaacgtgcacggataaatagactcgctagctgtggcggttcccgggctgcccccccgaattcgctacaatatgtatatTGTGCCAACTTATTTCTTACTTCCTTTTCATGTGAGTGGCAGCATTTGCACTAGCCTTATAATGTATATGTTTATAGTGTGACAATATCCTGGTTTTTATTGTTCTTTATATTTTGAAAGTTACATTATGTGCACATTAGGAATCAAAAAAAGTTTATATTTCGTATATTTTTTGTTGGTGTCAGATTATTTATAACATAATGGCGATGAACGCTGGTCGGGGGCCCCTCCTGAGAATGTTTGCCTTGGGCCCCAACAGACCCTAGCATCGCCACTGGCAAGACCAAATTAGAACTTGCAAAGAAGCTCAGAAATTACAGAAAAGTTCTGAACAACGTTTTGCGTTGTTACTCGTGATGGTTGCTGTAGAATGAATTCATAACTTTCCAGAAACTTTTT
It encodes:
- the LOC130130303 gene encoding piggyBac transposable element-derived protein 4-like is translated as MSKRFFTAREALDHIFEEGDQALGERDQAEIEEDVSEDKDDVEYVPEHDEDTSDEEVGLDEREQQEVFMSRNGKMAWSKIPYETKGRAQAQNIIRMTPGPTRFAVSYVQDIKTAFGLFIPQSIQTILIEMRNLEGRRVFGNSWKEIDKTYLDVYFGLLLLAGMYRSNNEATACLWDAETGWSIFHATMSLQTFHVLSRVIRFDNRETRVARRAHDKLAPIREVWVKWVERLPCVYNPGPEVTVDERLVLFRGRCPFRQYIPSKPGKYGIKIWAACDARTSYAWNMQVYTGKSASGMAEKNQGMRVVLDMTQGFRGHNITYDNFFTSYALDQELLKKKLTMIGTVRKNKPELLSALLDTKDRAPLSSKFAFTETTTTVSYCPKKKKNVVMMSTLYNNAAVSSGEDKKPNIILDYNSNKGGVDNLDKVTGTYTCQRKTVRWPLAVFYNILDVSAYSTFVVWTEINPGWNNGKFNDRRLFLQELGRALVNPHIEQRQSVPRTPGSANLVRELQAATTSATSTRTEPEDASGSKRKRCQSCPSNKDRKTSTTCHTCKKNTSAKSTLNCIL